In one Ignavibacteriota bacterium genomic region, the following are encoded:
- the ispD gene encoding 2-C-methyl-D-erythritol 4-phosphate cytidylyltransferase, whose amino-acid sequence MFRNKKVGLIIPAAGSGSRFGGGVAKQFLELGGKTILSTTLHRFQNNSFVDSIAIAGSQDGIEQIKELVTSEDGSKVCWIGLGGIERQDSVWNALQSFHSLPPDVVLVHDAVRPFVSDEIIERVLQATIEHGAAIPAVRTKDTIKISDGNLLVTETPLRNRCWQVQTPQGFVFDGLFKAFERARRDNFIGTDDASLVERIGLQVKIVEGSYENFKITTQEDLAIAELLSQKNMKS is encoded by the coding sequence ATGTTCCGAAATAAAAAAGTTGGACTCATTATTCCCGCCGCCGGAAGCGGAAGTCGTTTTGGCGGCGGTGTGGCTAAGCAATTCCTGGAACTCGGCGGCAAAACGATTCTTTCAACAACATTGCACCGATTTCAAAATAATTCTTTTGTTGATTCTATTGCCATTGCTGGTTCACAAGATGGAATCGAGCAAATCAAAGAACTTGTCACGTCGGAAGATGGTTCTAAAGTATGTTGGATTGGACTTGGCGGCATTGAACGTCAGGATTCTGTCTGGAATGCGCTTCAATCGTTTCACTCTTTACCGCCCGATGTTGTTCTTGTTCACGATGCTGTCCGTCCTTTTGTGAGCGACGAAATTATCGAACGAGTGTTGCAAGCAACAATCGAACACGGTGCGGCAATACCCGCTGTTCGCACGAAGGATACAATCAAAATATCCGATGGGAATTTATTGGTGACTGAAACTCCGCTACGAAATCGGTGCTGGCAAGTGCAAACTCCTCAGGGGTTTGTGTTTGATGGTTTGTTCAAAGCGTTCGAGCGAGCGCGGCGCGATAATTTTATCGGAACTGATGACGCGAGTTTAGTCGAACGAATTGGTCTGCAGGTAAAAATTGTCGAGGGAAGTTATGAGAATTTCAAAATTACAACACAAGAAGATTTGGCAATCGCCGAACTTCTTTCTCAGAAGAACATGAAATCATGA
- the queA gene encoding tRNA preQ1(34) S-adenosylmethionine ribosyltransferase-isomerase QueA — protein sequence MKLSDFKYPTPRNLIAKYPAKPRDSARLMVINRADESIEEKRFSDIVDYFKKGDSLVLNNTKVFSARMVGRKEKTNAKIEVFLLRQLNAEEGIWDVIVDPARKVRIGNKIYFDDGKLWCEVVDNTTSRGRTVRFNQKGNLYGLIDRIGLTPLPYYIKREPEDADKEAYQTVFAKYIGSVAAPTAALHFSQRLLTQLHDKGVSVSHVLLHLGLGSFRPVEVEDLSKHRMDSEYFEVPLSAADAVNKSINNKGNVFVVGTSATRAVESAVTTTGHLKMARGWTDKFIFPPYEFKIADKLITNFHLPESTMLMMVCAFANRDLIMKAYKKAIKEKWRFYSYGDAMLIL from the coding sequence ATGAAATTATCAGACTTTAAATACCCAACGCCGCGCAACTTAATAGCAAAGTACCCTGCAAAGCCGCGTGACTCTGCACGACTGATGGTCATCAATCGAGCAGATGAATCAATTGAAGAGAAACGGTTTAGTGACATAGTTGATTACTTCAAAAAAGGAGACTCACTTGTTCTGAACAACACGAAAGTATTTTCCGCGCGGATGGTTGGACGCAAGGAAAAAACAAACGCGAAGATTGAAGTGTTTCTTCTCCGTCAGTTAAATGCGGAAGAAGGAATCTGGGATGTTATTGTTGACCCGGCACGAAAGGTTCGAATCGGCAACAAAATTTATTTCGACGACGGAAAATTATGGTGCGAAGTTGTTGACAATACAACCTCACGCGGGCGAACAGTTCGGTTCAACCAAAAAGGAAATTTGTACGGATTGATTGACCGCATCGGTTTGACGCCGCTTCCATACTACATCAAGCGTGAACCGGAAGATGCAGACAAGGAAGCATATCAAACAGTGTTTGCAAAATATATCGGCTCGGTTGCCGCGCCGACTGCCGCGCTACATTTCTCCCAACGTCTTCTTACTCAGTTACATGACAAGGGAGTTTCGGTTTCGCACGTCCTGCTTCATCTTGGTTTAGGTTCGTTCAGACCGGTGGAAGTGGAAGACCTTTCGAAGCATCGGATGGATTCGGAATATTTTGAAGTCCCGCTCAGTGCGGCTGATGCTGTTAATAAATCAATCAATAACAAAGGGAATGTCTTTGTTGTCGGAACGAGTGCAACTCGCGCTGTTGAATCGGCAGTAACAACCACAGGTCATCTTAAAATGGCTCGTGGTTGGACGGATAAGTTTATCTTCCCACCGTATGAATTTAAAATCGCCGACAAATTGATTACCAATTTCCATTTGCCGGAATCAACGATGTTAATGATGGTGTGTGCATTTGCCAACCGTGATTTGATTATGAAAGCGTACAAGAAAGCAATCAAAGAGAAATGGCGCTTCTACAGTTACGGCGATGCGATGCTGATTTTGTAA
- a CDS encoding pyruvate, phosphate dikinase, with protein sequence MAKKYVYTFGNGKAEGTAEMKGLLGGKGANLAEMTNIGLPVPAGFTVSTEVCTYYYANKRTYPQTLNSEVVKALKKVEKMMGMKFGNPKNPLLVSVRSGARASMPGMMDTILNLGLNDVVAEGLVKKTKNPRFVYDSYRRFVQMYGDVVLGLKPQHKDEIDPFELIIEKMKEEKGVHLDTELDANDMKELVSRFKKAIKEKTGHSFPDDPMKQLWGAVGAVFSSWNNDRAIAYRKMYDIPESWGTAVNIQSMVFGNMGEDSGTGVAFTRDAATGKNIFYGEYLMNAQGEDVVAGTRTPLPISKLAKENPRIYNQLDKIRLKLEKHYRDMMDVEFTIQQKKLYMLQCRVGKRTAFAAIKIAVDMVGEGLISEKEALNRIEPDQLNQLLRPIFDLKEKASAIQAGKLLAKGLNAGPGAATGRVVFNAPDAEEWKKRGEKIILTRIETSPEDIKGMDASEGILTARGGMTSHAALVARQMGKVCVAGCSVLNIDYATHTMVVNGKTIKEGDWISIDGTTGEVIEGKLATKPSEVVQVLIDKTLEPRKAPVYQSYAKVMKWADQYRRLKIRTNADQPDQSANAVAFGAEGIGLCRTEHMFFGEGKIGPMREMILADTLEARKIALAKLLPLQRVDFEGIFEAMNGRPVTIRTIDPPLHEFVPHEEKQQRELAKQMGISYEKVRQRVEGLHEFNPMLGFRGCRLGLIFPEITEMQARAIFEAAANVKARGIKVEPEVMIPLVGNVKELAHQEKIVRQVAEEVLREKKVKFNYLVGTMIEVPRGAITADEIAKSAEFFSFGTNDLTQTTLGVSRDDAGRFLTPYVEMEIYPKDPFEAIDRAGVGALMKIAVEKGRSVRSDLKIGICGEHGGEPSSVEFCHQLGLNYVSCSPYRVPIARLAAAKAALADEKSVETGKKKK encoded by the coding sequence ATGGCAAAGAAATATGTTTACACATTTGGAAACGGAAAAGCCGAAGGCACGGCAGAGATGAAAGGTCTGCTCGGCGGTAAGGGTGCAAACCTCGCTGAGATGACGAACATCGGTTTACCGGTTCCGGCGGGCTTCACGGTTTCGACGGAAGTCTGCACGTACTATTACGCGAACAAGCGGACGTATCCGCAAACACTGAACAGCGAAGTCGTGAAGGCGCTGAAGAAAGTGGAGAAGATGATGGGGATGAAATTCGGGAATCCGAAAAACCCGTTGCTCGTCTCCGTTCGTTCTGGCGCACGTGCTTCGATGCCGGGAATGATGGATACAATTCTCAATCTCGGTTTGAATGATGTCGTTGCGGAAGGACTTGTGAAGAAAACAAAGAACCCGCGCTTCGTGTATGATTCGTACCGTCGCTTCGTTCAAATGTACGGTGATGTTGTGTTGGGTTTGAAACCGCAACACAAAGATGAGATTGACCCGTTCGAACTCATCATCGAAAAGATGAAGGAAGAAAAAGGTGTGCATCTTGATACCGAACTCGATGCAAACGATATGAAAGAACTTGTCTCACGGTTCAAGAAAGCAATCAAAGAAAAAACAGGACACAGTTTTCCCGACGACCCGATGAAGCAATTGTGGGGCGCAGTCGGTGCAGTGTTTAGTTCGTGGAATAACGACCGGGCGATTGCGTACAGAAAGATGTACGATATTCCCGAATCGTGGGGAACGGCAGTCAATATTCAATCCATGGTGTTCGGAAATATGGGTGAAGATTCCGGAACAGGCGTTGCATTCACACGTGATGCGGCAACCGGGAAGAATATTTTCTACGGTGAGTATCTTATGAACGCGCAGGGCGAAGATGTCGTCGCAGGAACACGTACGCCGTTGCCGATTTCTAAACTTGCAAAAGAGAATCCGAGAATCTACAATCAACTCGACAAAATCCGATTGAAACTTGAGAAGCACTATCGGGACATGATGGATGTAGAGTTCACGATTCAACAAAAGAAATTGTACATGTTACAATGCCGTGTCGGAAAGCGAACAGCGTTTGCCGCAATCAAAATTGCGGTGGATATGGTTGGCGAAGGTTTGATTTCCGAGAAAGAAGCATTGAACAGAATTGAACCGGACCAACTCAATCAATTGCTCCGTCCGATTTTTGATTTGAAAGAGAAAGCATCTGCGATTCAAGCAGGCAAATTGCTTGCGAAAGGATTGAACGCCGGACCCGGCGCGGCAACAGGTCGTGTTGTGTTCAACGCACCTGATGCTGAAGAATGGAAAAAGCGTGGTGAAAAAATCATTCTCACACGAATTGAAACATCGCCGGAAGACATCAAAGGAATGGATGCCTCGGAAGGAATTCTTACGGCACGCGGCGGTATGACTTCGCACGCGGCGTTGGTCGCACGGCAGATGGGAAAAGTTTGTGTCGCAGGTTGCTCGGTGTTGAATATTGATTACGCAACGCACACGATGGTCGTGAACGGAAAGACAATCAAAGAAGGAGATTGGATTTCGATTGACGGAACGACGGGTGAAGTAATCGAAGGAAAACTTGCGACGAAACCTTCTGAGGTTGTTCAGGTGTTGATTGATAAAACGCTCGAACCGCGCAAAGCGCCAGTGTATCAATCGTATGCAAAGGTTATGAAATGGGCTGACCAATATCGCCGTCTGAAAATTCGAACGAACGCTGACCAACCCGACCAATCAGCAAATGCAGTTGCCTTTGGCGCTGAAGGAATCGGGCTGTGCAGAACCGAGCACATGTTCTTCGGCGAAGGAAAAATCGGGCCGATGCGCGAGATGATTTTAGCAGATACGCTTGAAGCACGAAAGATTGCTCTCGCGAAATTGCTTCCGTTGCAACGTGTTGACTTTGAAGGAATCTTTGAAGCGATGAACGGACGACCGGTAACAATCAGAACGATTGACCCGCCGTTGCACGAGTTTGTTCCGCATGAAGAAAAACAACAGCGTGAACTTGCAAAGCAAATGGGAATCAGTTATGAAAAAGTTCGTCAACGGGTTGAGGGATTACACGAGTTTAACCCGATGCTTGGTTTCCGTGGTTGCCGGTTGGGATTAATTTTCCCGGAGATTACCGAAATGCAGGCACGAGCAATTTTTGAAGCCGCAGCAAATGTGAAAGCACGCGGCATCAAGGTAGAACCGGAAGTGATGATTCCGCTCGTCGGCAATGTGAAGGAACTTGCGCATCAGGAAAAAATCGTCCGGCAGGTTGCTGAAGAAGTTCTGCGTGAAAAGAAAGTGAAGTTCAACTATCTTGTCGGGACGATGATTGAAGTTCCCCGCGGTGCAATTACAGCAGACGAAATTGCAAAGTCGGCAGAGTTCTTCAGTTTCGGAACGAACGATTTGACACAAACAACGCTTGGTGTCAGTCGTGATGATGCCGGAAGATTTCTTACTCCGTATGTCGAGATGGAAATTTATCCCAAAGACCCGTTCGAAGCAATTGACAGAGCCGGTGTCGGCGCATTGATGAAAATTGCCGTCGAGAAAGGTCGTTCGGTTCGGAGCGATTTGAAGATTGGAATCTGCGGCGAGCATGGCGGCGAGCCATCGTCTGTCGAGTTCTGTCATCAACTCGGATTGAACTATGTCAGTTGTTCACCGTACCGTGTGCCGATTGCGCGGCTTGCCGCCGCAAAGGCAGCGCTTGCAGATGAGAAATCTGTCGAGACAGGAAAGAAGAAAAAATAA
- a CDS encoding type 1 glutamine amidotransferase, producing MMRIAVTDNMGAEQKFWLYIDWLKSGAPDLEWVKLSYVDDNLSEIKKCDGVLLTGGGDVDPTLYSNSAAHPKVYGVDRLRDDFERKVIDETLRLEKPLLGICRGLQIANVHFGGTLIQDLEEIGHMEHSTKEGYEQRHWIELANSEILRTSIDRLVGNVNSFHHQAADNIGNGLAVAARSEDGIVEAIEFEDALAKPFFLCVQWHPERMKDSDNPFSKNILERFLTSIRKSETAKAV from the coding sequence TTGATGAGAATCGCGGTGACAGATAACATGGGAGCCGAACAAAAATTTTGGCTCTACATAGATTGGCTGAAAAGCGGCGCACCCGATTTGGAGTGGGTGAAATTATCGTATGTTGACGACAATCTTTCGGAGATTAAGAAGTGCGATGGAGTCTTGCTCACCGGCGGCGGTGATGTTGACCCGACATTGTACAGCAATTCAGCCGCTCACCCGAAAGTGTATGGCGTTGACAGATTACGTGACGACTTTGAACGAAAAGTAATTGATGAAACGCTTCGACTGGAAAAACCGTTGCTCGGAATTTGTCGTGGTTTGCAGATTGCGAATGTTCATTTCGGCGGTACGCTCATTCAAGACCTTGAAGAAATCGGGCACATGGAACACTCGACGAAAGAAGGGTACGAACAACGCCATTGGATTGAACTTGCTAACTCAGAAATATTAAGGACTTCAATTGACAGGTTAGTAGGAAATGTAAATTCGTTTCATCATCAGGCGGCAGATAACATCGGAAACGGACTTGCCGTTGCCGCACGTTCCGAGGATGGAATAGTCGAAGCAATCGAATTTGAAGATGCACTTGCAAAGCCGTTCTTCCTGTGCGTTCAATGGCATCCGGAACGAATGAAGGATTCAGACAATCCTTTTTCAAAAAATATTTTAGAGAGATTTTTAACAAGTATCAGAAAAAGTGAAACCGCTAAAGCGGTTTGA
- the lpxK gene encoding tetraacyldisaccharide 4'-kinase, translating to MSNLLRPFSWLYGFIVWIRNWCYDVGLFKIERVTVPVISVGNMTAGGTGKTPFVEYLVRYCSSKGKRVAVLSRGYKRNSQGTIAVGSGEVYRGNADSLGDELFQIARKFPNATVIADEKRIRSAKLAVKKYQAEVILLDDGFQHRSLGRNLDIVMVSGSTPLENIPLLPAGLRREPMSGLKRANVIVESGTTVQSLSDFDSIMKIKTEVKVKHLKQVFRNGLFEPKEMQGKTVIAVSGIANPERFHSTLESLGLNVRESLRFSDHHRFSIDDLKKIQSSSEKEQTEYIITTEKDAVRLLGMKEAETMFHERLLYVEIEMEIRQGKTEFHTMLDSIIGVH from the coding sequence GTGTCGAACCTGTTGCGTCCTTTTTCGTGGCTGTATGGATTCATCGTATGGATTCGGAATTGGTGTTACGATGTTGGATTGTTCAAAATCGAACGAGTAACTGTGCCGGTGATTTCAGTTGGAAATATGACAGCCGGCGGAACGGGCAAGACTCCGTTTGTTGAATATCTTGTACGATATTGTTCAAGCAAAGGGAAGAGAGTTGCTGTGTTAAGTCGCGGCTATAAACGGAACAGTCAAGGAACGATAGCAGTCGGTTCCGGTGAAGTATATCGTGGAAATGCAGATTCGCTTGGCGATGAGTTATTTCAGATTGCAAGAAAGTTTCCGAACGCAACGGTTATTGCCGATGAAAAGCGAATTCGTTCTGCAAAACTTGCTGTAAAAAAATATCAGGCAGAAGTAATTCTTCTTGATGATGGATTTCAACATCGCTCACTCGGTCGAAATTTGGATATTGTCATGGTGAGCGGTTCAACTCCATTAGAAAACATTCCATTGCTTCCGGCTGGACTAAGACGTGAACCAATGTCGGGCTTGAAGAGAGCGAATGTCATTGTTGAAAGTGGAACTACGGTACAGTCGCTTTCCGATTTTGATTCGATAATGAAAATCAAAACGGAAGTGAAGGTGAAACATCTGAAGCAAGTATTCAGGAACGGGTTGTTCGAACCGAAGGAAATGCAAGGTAAGACAGTCATTGCAGTCTCGGGAATTGCAAACCCGGAACGATTTCATTCGACATTAGAATCGCTTGGTTTGAACGTCAGAGAATCGTTACGGTTTTCCGACCATCATCGGTTTTCGATTGATGATTTGAAGAAGATTCAGTCATCCTCCGAGAAGGAACAAACAGAATATATCATCACAACAGAAAAAGATGCCGTTCGGTTGTTGGGGATGAAAGAAGCAGAAACCATGTTTCACGAACGGTTGTTGTATGTAGAAATTGAAATGGAAATCAGACAAGGAAAAACAGAGTTTCATACTATGTTGGATTCAATCATAGGTGTTCATTGA
- the lpxB gene encoding lipid-A-disaccharide synthase, with product MKILIIAGEASGDLHGAGVVSELKRRHPDAEIFGIGGDKMQNAGMKLIYHINEVSVMGFWEVVKHLPVIRSVEKTLLMIARTKKPDVILLIDYPGFNLRFAEKVRSVGSKIVYYISPQVWAWNSGRVKKMKALLDKMLVVFSFEEEIYRNEGIPVEFVGHPLLEVLKESHSKKDFCKRYGLDESKPIIGLFPGSRRQEIERIFPPMLGAARILHAADEAQTVVGVASVLDMEYMKSFLRDDFPVQLLQHATYDAMACVDVALVTSGTATLETAYFKTPMVVVYKTSWLTYLIGRMLVKVKNIGLVNIVAGKQIVPELIQDKVKPLKLAVEAAAMLEDKVRRERIIQELSLIRTKLGTAGASGRVADAISTLAGNA from the coding sequence ATGAAAATATTGATTATTGCCGGGGAGGCGTCTGGTGACCTCCACGGCGCAGGTGTCGTCAGCGAGTTGAAACGCCGTCATCCCGATGCAGAAATTTTTGGTATCGGCGGCGACAAAATGCAGAACGCCGGAATGAAACTCATCTATCACATCAATGAAGTTTCTGTGATGGGATTTTGGGAAGTAGTGAAACATCTTCCTGTGATTCGCTCTGTTGAGAAAACGTTGTTGATGATTGCACGGACAAAAAAGCCGGATGTAATTTTGTTGATTGATTATCCCGGCTTCAATCTTCGCTTCGCGGAAAAAGTTCGCAGTGTCGGTTCGAAGATTGTGTATTATATCAGCCCGCAGGTGTGGGCGTGGAATTCCGGTCGTGTGAAAAAAATGAAAGCATTGCTCGACAAGATGCTCGTTGTCTTTTCATTCGAGGAAGAGATTTACCGGAACGAAGGAATTCCGGTTGAGTTTGTCGGACATCCGTTGCTTGAAGTATTAAAAGAGTCGCATAGCAAAAAAGATTTTTGCAAACGATATGGACTTGATGAATCAAAACCAATCATCGGGTTATTTCCCGGAAGCCGTCGGCAGGAGATAGAAAGAATTTTTCCGCCGATGCTCGGAGCGGCAAGAATTTTACATGCCGCAGATGAAGCGCAAACTGTTGTTGGCGTTGCGTCAGTGTTGGATATGGAATACATGAAATCATTTTTGCGTGATGATTTTCCGGTTCAACTCCTGCAACATGCAACGTACGATGCAATGGCGTGTGTAGATGTAGCGCTTGTAACTTCAGGAACAGCGACGCTCGAAACGGCGTACTTTAAGACGCCGATGGTTGTCGTCTATAAAACTTCATGGCTGACCTATTTGATAGGTCGAATGTTGGTGAAAGTGAAAAATATCGGATTGGTGAACATCGTTGCTGGTAAGCAGATTGTCCCTGAGTTGATTCAGGATAAAGTAAAACCGCTCAAACTCGCAGTCGAAGCGGCGGCAATGTTGGAAGATAAAGTACGACGTGAAAGAATTATTCAGGAACTCAGTTTGATTCGGACAAAGTTAGGAACAGCAGGTGCGTCCGGTCGTGTCGCCGATGCAATTAGTACGTTAGCAGGGAACGCCTGA
- a CDS encoding isoprenylcysteine carboxylmethyltransferase family protein, which translates to MLIFAKPTLVSLMYGLVLVILGEYFRLWGVAIAGSETRTTGPVGGTYLITTGPFAYVRNPLYLGNMLIYFGIGTMSFALFPWLTVGAYIYFYFQYSLIVSLEEEHLSQKFGEEYERYTKSVPRFFPSLFPYKRGTNEQPVLDWKRGFISEKRTLQAIVLLTILLVVLWQVRA; encoded by the coding sequence ATGTTAATATTTGCCAAGCCAACACTCGTTTCGTTGATGTATGGATTAGTCTTGGTTATTCTTGGTGAATATTTCCGGTTATGGGGCGTTGCCATTGCCGGAAGTGAAACGCGCACGACCGGTCCTGTCGGCGGGACGTATTTGATTACAACAGGACCATTTGCGTACGTCAGAAATCCGTTATACCTCGGCAACATGCTGATTTATTTTGGTATTGGCACGATGTCATTTGCACTGTTTCCGTGGCTGACAGTCGGAGCGTACATCTATTTTTATTTTCAATATTCACTCATTGTTTCGCTTGAAGAAGAACATCTCTCACAAAAATTCGGTGAAGAGTACGAGCGATATACAAAGTCGGTTCCGAGATTTTTCCCATCGTTGTTTCCATATAAACGGGGAACGAACGAGCAACCGGTACTTGATTGGAAGCGAGGATTCATTTCCGAGAAACGGACGCTTCAGGCAATCGTGTTGCTGACGATTCTCCTTGTTGTACTCTGGCAGGTCAGAGCATAG
- a CDS encoding MtnX-like HAD-IB family phosphatase, with amino-acid sequence MLKFFIDFDGTITKQDVGDALFETFGGEQCKEFVREYHEEKISAVECFNKETGACGEVDKNKLDYFLDSQEIDATFFEFVEYCKSNSFEYYILSDGMEYYIKRILERHSLGEVPVYANILHLEPVNGSTSVMFRPEFPFTDEVCNRCASCKRNHILTLAGDDDIIAYIGEGYSDRCPVRYADVVFAKDDLLKFCRREEIPHVEYQTFADVVKYVEKMIHKNGRTKVKLKKRRLAELARREVFAGG; translated from the coding sequence ATGCTGAAGTTTTTTATTGATTTCGACGGCACCATCACAAAGCAGGATGTTGGCGATGCGTTGTTTGAAACATTCGGCGGTGAGCAGTGTAAAGAGTTCGTCAGGGAATATCATGAAGAAAAGATTTCAGCCGTCGAATGTTTCAATAAAGAAACTGGCGCATGTGGTGAAGTTGATAAAAATAAACTTGATTACTTTCTTGATTCACAGGAAATTGATGCGACGTTCTTTGAGTTTGTTGAGTATTGCAAGTCGAATAGTTTCGAGTATTACATTTTAAGTGATGGAATGGAATACTACATCAAACGAATTCTTGAGCGTCATTCGCTTGGCGAAGTTCCGGTGTACGCGAACATTCTGCATCTTGAGCCGGTGAACGGAAGTACGAGCGTGATGTTTCGTCCTGAATTTCCATTCACGGATGAAGTGTGTAACCGTTGTGCAAGTTGCAAGCGAAACCATATCCTCACGCTTGCAGGCGATGATGATATCATCGCGTACATCGGCGAAGGATATTCCGACCGATGCCCGGTTCGGTACGCAGATGTTGTGTTTGCGAAAGATGATTTATTAAAATTTTGTCGGCGTGAAGAAATTCCTCATGTGGAATATCAAACATTCGCCGACGTTGTTAAGTATGTTGAAAAGATGATTCATAAAAACGGAAGAACAAAAGTCAAATTAAAGAAACGACGGCTTGCAGAACTTGCAAGACGGGAAGTGTTTGCAGGCGGGTAA